A stretch of the Microtus ochrogaster isolate Prairie Vole_2 linkage group LG2, MicOch1.0, whole genome shotgun sequence genome encodes the following:
- the Mapk13 gene encoding mitogen-activated protein kinase 13 yields the protein MSLTRKRGFYKQDINKTAWELPKTYLEPAHVGSGAYGAVCSAIDKRTGEKVAIKKLSRPFQSEIFAKRAYRELLLLKHMHHENVIGLLDVFTPASSLRNFHDFYLVMPFMQTDLQKIMGMEFSEDKVQYLVYQMLKGLKYIHSAGVVHRDLKPGNLAVNEDCELKILDFGLARHADPEMTGYVVTRWYRAPEVILSWMHYNQTVDIWSVGCIMAEMLTGKTLFKGKDYLDQLTQILKVTGVPGAEFVQKLKDKAAKSYIQSLPQSPKKDFTQLFPRASPQAADLLDKMLELDVDKRLTAAQALAHPFFEPFRDPEEETEAQQPFDDALEHEKLTVDEWKQHIYKEVLNFSPIARKDSRRRSGMKLQ from the exons ATGAGCCTCACCCGGAAAAGGGGTTTCTACAAGCAGGACATCAACAAGACCGCCTGGGAGCTGCCCAAGACCTACCTGGAGCCGGCGCACGTCGGCAGCGGGGCCTACGGAGCTGTGTG TTCGGCCATCGACAAGCGGACAGGGGAGAAGGTGGCCATCAAGAAGCTGAGCCGGCCCTTCCAGTCGGAGATCTTTGCCAAGCGCGCTTACCGCGAGCTCCTACTGCTGAAGCATATGCACCATGAAAAC GTCATTGGGCTCCTGGATGTCTTCACTCCCGCCTCTTCCCTTCGAAACTTCCACGATTT CTACCTGGTGATGCCCTTCATGCAGACAGATCTGCAGAAGATCATGGGGATGGAGTTCAGCGAGGACAAAGTCCAGTACTTGGTATACCAGATGCTCAAAGGTCTGAAG tACATCCACTCAGCTGGTGTCGTCCACAGG GACCTGAAGCCAGGCAACCTGGCAGTGAATGAAGACTGTGAGCTGAAG ATCCTGGACTTTGGGCTGGCGCGCCATGCAGACCCTGAGATGACCGGCTACGTGGTGACCCGCTGGTACCGGGCCCCTGAGGTGATTCTCAGCTGGATGCATTACAACCAGACAG TGGATATCTGGTCCGTTGGCTGCATCATGGCGGAAATGCTGACGGGAAAGACCCTATTCAAGGGGAAGGACT ACCTGGACCAGCTGACCCAGATCCTGAAAGTCACCGGGGTGCCAGGAGCTGAGTTTGTGCAGAAGTTGAAGGACAAGGCG gCCAAATCCTACATCCAGTCCCTACCCCAGAGCCCCAAGAAGGATTTCACCCAGCTCTTCCCACGGGCCAGCCCCCAAG CTGCGGACCTGCTGGACAAGATGCTGGAACTGGATGTGGACAAGCGTCTGACAGCTGCTCAGGCGCTCGCTCACCCCTTCTTCGAGCCCTTCCGGGACCCCGAGGAGGAGACGGAGGCCCAGCAGCCATTTGACGATGCCTTGGAACACGAGAAGCTCACTGTGGATGAATGGAAAC AGCACATCTACAAAGAGGTCTTGAACTTCAGCCCCATCGCCCGGAAGGACTCTCGGCGGCGGAGTGGCATGAAGCTGCAGTGA